From a region of the Oncorhynchus gorbuscha isolate QuinsamMale2020 ecotype Even-year unplaced genomic scaffold, OgorEven_v1.0 Un_scaffold_1514, whole genome shotgun sequence genome:
- the LOC124023153 gene encoding exostosin-1-like: protein MQAKKRYLILSSAGACLILLLYCGGMQTPLSRSNNRRDDRSIDGHHGSPQWHHFSGSLQPFSPWDQMETEEYNVHISPRQKRDVISGVYNGKRCRMDFCFDFSLCKTNGFKVYVYPQQKGEKMSESYQNILSSIEASRFYTSDPGQACLFVLSLDTLDRDILSPQYVHNLRTKVQNLHLWNNGKNHLIFNLYSGTWPDYTEDLGFDFGQAMLAKASIGTENFRPNFDVSIPLFGKDHPSAGGERGYLKYNSIPPYRKYMLVFKGKRYLTGIGSDTRNALYHVHNSEDVVLLTTCKHGRDWQKHKDARCDLDNAEYDQ from the coding sequence ATGCAGGCCAAAAAACGGTACTTAATTCTGTCCTCCGCCGGTGCGTGTCTCATTCTGTTGTTGTACTGTGGAGGGATGCAAACCCCGCTATCCAGAAGCAACAACCGGCGTGATGACCGCAGCATCGATGGACACCACGGGAGTCCCCAGTGGCACCACTTCTCTGGGTCCCTGCAGCCGTTCAGCCCCTGGGACCAAATGGAGACCGAGGAGTACAATGTTCACATATCGCCACGACAGAAGAGGGATGTCATTTCGGGAGTTTATAACGGGAAACGTTGCCGGATGGACTTCTGCTTTGATTTTTCCTTGTGCAAAACCAACGGATTTAAAGTTTACGTTTACCCGcaacagaaaggagagaagatGTCCGAGAGTTATCAGAATATTTTATCTTCCATTGAAGCTTCCAGGTTCTATACGTCTGACCCGGGACAGGCTTGTCTGTTTGTCCTGAGTTTGGACACTCTAGACAGGGACATTCTGTCTCCGCAGTATGTTCACAACCTCAGAACTAAAGTCCAGAACTTGCATCTGTGGAATAACGGAAAGAATCACCTCATCTTCAACCTCTATTCGGGAACTTGGCCCGACTACACGGAAGATCTGGGCTTCGACTTTGGACAGGCCATGCTAGCCAAGGCAAGCATAGGCACAGAGAACTTCAGACCCAATTTCGAtgtctccatccctctttttGGGAAAGACCACCCCAGCGCCGGAGGGGAGAGGGGCTATTTAAAATACAACTCTATCCCACCGTACAGGAAATACATGCTTGTGTTCAAAGGGAAACGATACCTCACTGGAATCGGATCAGACACGAGGAATGCATTATATCACGTCCATAACTCTGAGGACGTGGTGCTGCTCACCACATGTAAACACGGGAGAGACTGGCAGAAGCACAAGGATGCCCGCTGTGACCTCGACAACGCCGAATATGACCAGTAA